A single Planctomycetota bacterium DNA region contains:
- a CDS encoding PEP-CTERM sorting domain-containing protein → MRTLGLAVALMACAVLVLASAAQAAPVQLYQETFVGTTPGEALNLGTGWVGGTGKVGTATGWTSTAPPDTSDDWFARWYEGESHCHTWGTTAERPILSAERTETTFTVDWARGIANGAKFLAKVGGTWYGSETFGTGANDHGTVNGSNITGWATSTVNVETANWYAMTGNVFNTYDWRDSKAWSTTPTLLPAGTITDFGFVAYNDSNSQVFAMDNFRVEAAPEPATMALLGLGGLGLILGRKRK, encoded by the coding sequence ATGAGAACGTTAGGACTGGCAGTAGCGTTGATGGCGTGCGCGGTGTTGGTGCTGGCCTCGGCGGCGCAGGCTGCGCCGGTGCAACTCTACCAAGAGACATTCGTGGGCACCACCCCCGGGGAAGCCTTGAACCTTGGCACCGGTTGGGTCGGCGGAACGGGAAAGGTCGGAACAGCAACAGGCTGGACCAGCACCGCACCGCCCGACACGAGTGACGATTGGTTCGCTCGGTGGTATGAGGGAGAATCCCATTGTCACACATGGGGGACCACCGCGGAACGGCCGATCCTGAGTGCCGAGCGTACCGAGACTACGTTCACGGTTGACTGGGCCAGAGGGATTGCTAATGGCGCGAAATTCCTCGCTAAAGTCGGCGGCACATGGTACGGTAGCGAGACGTTCGGCACCGGTGCCAACGACCACGGCACTGTCAACGGCTCTAACATCACCGGATGGGCGACCTCGACGGTAAACGTGGAAACCGCCAACTGGTACGCAATGACGGGCAACGTTTTTAACACATATGATTGGAGGGATAGTAAAGCGTGGTCAACCACCCCCACCCTGCTGCCGGCTGGCACTATCACCGACTTCGGCTTCGTCGCCTACAACGACAGTAACTCCCAGGTCTTTGCCATGGATAATTTCCGCGTCGAGGCGGCTCCCGAGCCGGCGACGATGGCCCTCTTGGGTCTGGGCGGCCTGGGCCTCATCCTCGGCCGCAAACGCAAGTAA
- a CDS encoding sialate O-acetylesterase: protein MRPVRLLGLLGLLCLGLVVGPAETLGQEAKPFVHSLFGDHMVLQRDMKAPIWGWAKPDEKVTVEMAGKSGTAAADKDGRWEVRLGPFKAGGPHTLKISGPQAVTIQDVLVGDVWLCSGQSNMAWGMKGSDTGDDIAKADFPKIRQTGPGGNWAVCTPESAAGFKAVGFYFARAVQRETGVPIGLVNNAVGGSRIEPWVDPASVASSVPEVRPALEGGKSGLFNAKTLPLVPYALRGMLWYQGESNGNEGTSYLQKLRVLIGGWRKLWGQGDFPAYVVQLPNFQQANDNPAGGDGWAKIREAQLKALAIPNTGVIITIDVGEPGNIHPKNKFDVGERLARWAVAKDYGKKDLVYSGPLYKGMKVEGNKVRISFDHVGSGLMVGKKEGRRPAEEVKGGQLKRFAVAGADKKWVWADAVIEKNTVVVSSPDVPNPVAVRYAFSGNPEGCNLYNKEGLPASPFRTDDWE from the coding sequence ATGAGGCCTGTCAGACTGCTCGGACTGCTCGGATTGCTGTGCCTGGGGTTGGTCGTGGGTCCAGCCGAGACTCTCGGCCAGGAGGCGAAACCGTTCGTCCATTCCTTGTTCGGCGACCACATGGTCCTCCAGCGCGACATGAAGGCGCCCATCTGGGGCTGGGCCAAGCCGGATGAGAAGGTGACCGTCGAGATGGCGGGGAAGAGCGGCACGGCCGCCGCCGACAAGGACGGCCGATGGGAGGTCCGGCTGGGTCCCTTCAAGGCGGGCGGTCCGCACACGCTGAAGATTTCCGGGCCCCAGGCGGTGACGATTCAGGACGTCCTCGTGGGCGACGTGTGGCTTTGCTCGGGCCAGTCGAACATGGCGTGGGGCATGAAGGGTAGCGACACGGGCGACGACATTGCGAAGGCCGATTTTCCGAAGATTCGGCAAACGGGTCCCGGTGGGAATTGGGCTGTCTGCACCCCGGAGTCGGCGGCCGGGTTCAAAGCCGTCGGTTTCTACTTTGCGCGGGCGGTTCAGCGGGAGACCGGCGTTCCGATCGGCCTAGTCAACAATGCCGTGGGCGGATCGCGCATCGAGCCGTGGGTCGACCCTGCCAGTGTGGCTTCTTCGGTGCCCGAAGTTCGGCCCGCGCTCGAAGGGGGCAAAAGCGGCCTGTTCAACGCCAAGACGCTGCCGCTCGTCCCGTATGCTTTACGCGGCATGCTGTGGTACCAGGGCGAAAGCAACGGCAACGAGGGCACAAGTTACCTCCAAAAGTTGCGGGTCCTCATCGGCGGCTGGCGGAAGTTGTGGGGCCAGGGCGATTTTCCCGCGTATGTCGTGCAACTTCCCAATTTTCAGCAGGCCAACGACAATCCGGCCGGCGGCGACGGGTGGGCCAAGATCCGCGAGGCCCAGTTGAAGGCCCTCGCGATTCCCAACACCGGCGTCATCATCACGATCGACGTCGGCGAGCCGGGAAACATCCATCCGAAGAACAAGTTCGACGTGGGCGAACGCCTTGCGCGGTGGGCGGTGGCCAAAGACTACGGCAAGAAGGACCTCGTTTACAGCGGGCCGCTCTACAAGGGCATGAAGGTCGAGGGCAACAAGGTCCGCATCTCGTTCGACCACGTCGGCAGCGGCCTGATGGTCGGCAAGAAGGAAGGCCGGCGACCGGCCGAGGAGGTCAAGGGCGGCCAACTGAAGCGCTTCGCCGTCGCCGGGGCCGACAAAAAATGGGTCTGGGCCGACGCCGTCATCGAGAAGAACACGGTCGTCGTCTCCAGCCCCGACGTGCCGAATCCCGTGGCGGTGCGGTATGCCTTCTCCGGCAACCCCGAAGGCTGCAACCTTTACAACAAGGAAGGGCTGCCCGCCTCGCCGTTCCGGACGGATGATTGGGAATGA
- a CDS encoding sulfatase-like hydrolase/transferase, with translation MKRMRKGTVSAPRRVTRRSFIKCVGAGSAALVAPAAALRAAEEAAAGGGPRPNILWITSEDNGPFFGCYGDAYATTPHFDKFASEGVLYLNAFANAPVCAPARSTIISGMYACSLGTHPMRSTYAIPSDIRFFPQYLREAGYYCTNCSKEDYNMRKPPGTWDDSSAKAHYRNRQAGQPFFAVFNLTVSHESSVHKSAPKTSHDPAKAPLPPYHPDTLTIRHDWAQYYDKVQALDAQVGGILANLEKDGLAEDTIVFYYSDHGGVLPRSKRFLYDSGTHVPMIVRFPKKYQHLSPGKPGTRTDRLVSFVDLAPTVLGLAGIPVPESMQGEAFLGPEAREPREYVCLFRARMDERYDMMRAVRDKQFKYIRNYMPHRIYGQYLEYLWKMPATRSWEEEYKAGRCNPTQSIFWGPKPAEELYDVAKDPYEVNNLAADPACADVLERMRRVLRDWILKIRDTGFLPEGDRIEQTAGTTAYELVRKAGFPLERIVETAEMATDRDARHLPELVKRLKDPDSAVRYWAATGCVVLGEQARSAAGALAAALADSSGDVCIAAAEALFRLGMTDKALPVLKQALADKNPRVVLHAVNVVQCLGEKAFSLLPAVERAMKNSGDNYVDSAGAHVLETLGKNSFGPE, from the coding sequence ATGAAGCGAATGAGGAAGGGAACCGTGAGCGCCCCTCGAAGGGTGACGCGGCGATCGTTCATCAAGTGCGTGGGCGCGGGGTCGGCGGCGCTCGTGGCGCCGGCCGCCGCTCTGCGTGCGGCCGAGGAAGCGGCGGCCGGGGGCGGCCCGCGACCGAACATCCTCTGGATCACCAGCGAGGACAATGGCCCCTTCTTCGGCTGCTACGGGGACGCGTACGCGACGACGCCGCACTTTGACAAGTTCGCGTCCGAAGGGGTGCTCTACCTGAACGCGTTCGCCAACGCGCCGGTTTGCGCACCCGCGCGGTCGACGATCATCTCCGGTATGTACGCGTGCAGCCTGGGCACGCATCCCATGCGGAGCACCTACGCGATCCCTTCGGATATCCGGTTCTTCCCCCAGTACCTCCGCGAGGCGGGCTACTACTGCACCAACTGCAGCAAGGAAGACTACAACATGCGGAAGCCGCCCGGAACCTGGGACGACTCCAGCGCCAAGGCCCACTACCGGAACCGCCAGGCCGGCCAGCCGTTCTTTGCGGTGTTCAATCTCACGGTGAGCCACGAAAGTTCCGTTCACAAGAGCGCGCCGAAAACCTCGCACGATCCGGCGAAGGCGCCGCTGCCGCCGTACCATCCTGACACGCTGACGATCCGCCACGACTGGGCGCAGTACTACGACAAGGTCCAGGCCCTGGACGCGCAGGTGGGCGGGATCCTGGCGAACCTCGAGAAGGACGGCCTCGCGGAGGACACGATCGTCTTTTACTACTCGGACCACGGCGGCGTGCTGCCGCGGAGCAAGCGGTTTCTGTACGACAGCGGAACCCATGTGCCGATGATCGTCCGCTTTCCGAAGAAGTACCAGCACCTCTCGCCCGGGAAGCCGGGGACGCGGACGGACCGGCTCGTGAGTTTCGTGGACCTGGCGCCGACGGTGCTCGGCCTGGCGGGGATCCCGGTGCCGGAGAGCATGCAGGGCGAGGCCTTCCTCGGCCCCGAGGCGCGCGAGCCGCGAGAGTATGTCTGCCTTTTCCGCGCGCGCATGGACGAGCGCTACGACATGATGCGCGCCGTGCGCGACAAGCAGTTCAAGTACATCCGCAACTACATGCCCCACCGGATCTACGGCCAGTATCTGGAGTACCTCTGGAAGATGCCGGCGACGCGGTCCTGGGAAGAGGAGTACAAGGCAGGCCGGTGCAATCCGACCCAGAGCATCTTCTGGGGACCGAAACCCGCGGAAGAACTGTACGATGTCGCGAAGGACCCGTACGAGGTGAACAACCTCGCGGCGGACCCGGCGTGCGCCGACGTCCTCGAGCGGATGCGCCGGGTCTTGAGGGACTGGATCCTGAAAATCCGGGACACGGGTTTCCTGCCCGAGGGCGACAGGATCGAACAGACCGCCGGGACGACAGCCTACGAGTTGGTCCGCAAGGCCGGTTTTCCGCTGGAGCGCATCGTTGAGACGGCCGAGATGGCGACGGACCGCGACGCCCGCCATTTGCCGGAACTTGTCAAGCGCCTGAAAGACCCCGACAGCGCGGTGCGGTACTGGGCCGCCACCGGGTGCGTCGTTTTGGGCGAGCAAGCGCGTTCGGCAGCGGGCGCTCTCGCCGCCGCGCTCGCGGATTCCTCGGGGGACGTCTGCATCGCTGCCGCCGAGGCCCTCTTCAGGCTCGGCATGACGGACAAAGCCCTTCCCGTGCTGAAGCAGGCGCTGGCCGACAAGAATCCGCGCGTGGTGCTCCATGCGGTCAATGTGGTTCAGTGCTTAGGCGAGAAGGCGTTCTCGCTCTTGCCGGCCGTGGAGCGGGCGATGAAGAATTCCGGCGACAATTACGTGGACAGCGCGGGAGCGCATGTGCTGGAAACGCTGGGGAAGAATAGTTTCGGGCCGGAATGA
- a CDS encoding DUF4038 domain-containing protein: MVVSLALAARANAGQRVETNRVAEIALVSEKTYANPFTEIRLDAIVTQPDGNPLRVPAFWAGGNRWCFRYASSQPGQAVWRTECSDAANPKLHGVEGKVDVVAYAGDNPLYRHGPIHVAKGQRHFEHADGTPFFWLGDTWWKGLCKRLTWEGFQELAADRKAKGFSVVQIVCGPYPDEGMFEPRWENEGGKPYETRDFTVVNPAYFEYADRRIEHLVEAGIVPAIVGAWGRSDCNSMQAVGATGLMRHWRNLVARYGAFPVVWILAGEIGTGTKWGQGPWAEVAEYLRSVDPYKRPLTCHTSAGRRGAPGDELLIDYDMVGGSHAAPTTRQTLSVFTEAYGKAPPMPVLCGETGYEGHMQFHFQDVQRHVFWMYMLSGAAGHTYGAAGVWHASVEGDPGITPVYDRTTWREGMNYPGSTQLGLGKRLLEQYPWWRFEPHPEWVEDGYFAAGIPGEVRFIYLPRRNVYDWSGPTVKNLEPDVNWHAYYFDPATGRRFDQGTIQGKTGNKTAEPVDFKRNVPSPQDWVLVLERVTS; this comes from the coding sequence GTGGTTGTTTCGCTGGCCCTTGCGGCCCGCGCTAACGCGGGACAGCGCGTCGAGACGAATCGCGTTGCCGAAATCGCCTTGGTCTCCGAGAAAACATATGCGAACCCGTTCACGGAGATCCGACTCGACGCTATCGTTACTCAGCCGGATGGCAACCCATTGCGGGTGCCGGCGTTCTGGGCCGGCGGCAATCGGTGGTGTTTCCGTTACGCATCGAGCCAGCCGGGCCAGGCCGTGTGGCGGACCGAATGCTCTGATGCGGCGAACCCGAAACTCCATGGCGTCGAAGGGAAGGTCGACGTGGTCGCCTACGCAGGCGACAATCCCTTGTACCGCCATGGCCCGATTCACGTGGCCAAGGGCCAACGGCACTTTGAACATGCCGACGGCACGCCGTTCTTCTGGCTGGGCGATACGTGGTGGAAGGGGCTGTGCAAACGGCTCACGTGGGAAGGGTTCCAGGAACTCGCGGCCGACCGCAAGGCCAAGGGATTCAGTGTCGTGCAGATCGTCTGCGGACCCTATCCCGATGAAGGGATGTTTGAGCCGCGATGGGAAAACGAAGGCGGAAAGCCGTACGAGACCAGGGATTTCACGGTGGTCAATCCCGCGTATTTCGAGTATGCGGACCGCCGCATCGAGCACCTGGTGGAGGCAGGCATCGTCCCGGCCATCGTCGGTGCTTGGGGGCGAAGCGACTGTAACAGTATGCAGGCGGTCGGAGCCACCGGCCTCATGCGGCATTGGCGGAATCTGGTTGCGCGGTATGGCGCCTTTCCCGTGGTCTGGATTCTGGCGGGTGAAATCGGCACCGGTACCAAGTGGGGCCAGGGACCGTGGGCCGAAGTGGCAGAATATCTGCGCAGCGTGGATCCCTACAAGCGCCCGCTCACCTGCCATACCTCGGCGGGTCGCCGCGGCGCTCCGGGGGATGAACTACTGATTGATTACGACATGGTTGGGGGTAGCCATGCCGCTCCGACAACCCGGCAGACCCTCTCGGTCTTCACCGAAGCGTATGGCAAGGCGCCGCCCATGCCGGTTCTCTGCGGCGAAACCGGTTACGAAGGCCACATGCAGTTCCATTTCCAGGATGTTCAGCGCCACGTGTTCTGGATGTACATGCTCAGTGGCGCGGCGGGCCATACGTACGGCGCGGCGGGCGTCTGGCACGCGAGCGTCGAAGGCGATCCGGGCATCACGCCCGTCTACGACCGGACGACCTGGCGGGAGGGGATGAACTACCCCGGCTCGACGCAGCTCGGGCTGGGCAAGCGGCTGCTCGAACAATATCCCTGGTGGCGATTCGAACCGCATCCTGAGTGGGTGGAAGACGGCTACTTTGCGGCAGGTATTCCGGGCGAGGTGCGTTTCATCTACCTGCCCCGGCGCAACGTTTACGATTGGAGCGGCCCGACGGTCAAGAACCTGGAGCCCGACGTCAACTGGCATGCCTATTACTTCGATCCCGCGACCGGCCGGCGATTCGATCAGGGCACGATCCAAGGGAAGACTGGGAACAAGACGGCAGAGCCGGTGGATTTCAAGAGGAACGTGCCATCGCCCCAGGACTGGGTGTTGGTGCTGGAACGAGTGACATCGTAA
- a CDS encoding DUF4038 domain-containing protein, which produces MRNMVHLALALCALAQGAARAAEVGQWEVFEASYESKKTYANPFNDVEVEVVFRSGVKQWTVPAFWVGGSKWTVRFAPPVQGEYAFRVQCTDPSNPDLNGHEKALRVAAYAGNNPLLKHGFLRVSADKRHLEHADGTPFFWLGDTWWKNLCKRMTWEGFQELTADRKAKGFSVVQIVCGPYPDEGMFEPRWENEGGKPYETRDFSVVNPKYFDYADRRIKHLVDAGIVPAIVGGWGRGDCDGMRMAGVDGIKRHWRNLIAHYGAYPTVWIIGGESGGPQWTEVARYVQKIDPYCHPATVHPFHSGRLSVTDETVIDFDMLQTGHGDWDAARGAIPKLQAAYAREPVMPAMIGEYCYEGHMQTAFQDVQRYVFWGTMLSGSAGLTYGAAGVWHASVEGDPGIARVYDFTTWKEGMNFPGSAQLGLGKKLLEQYPWWKFEPHPEWVEAGCFAAGIPGEVRFIYLPRRNVYNWTGPTVKNLEPDVDWHVYYFDPATGRKFDQGTIKARVKAGDTPADPVDFKKNVPSPQDWVLVLERVKP; this is translated from the coding sequence ATGAGAAACATGGTGCATCTGGCATTGGCGTTGTGTGCGTTAGCCCAGGGGGCGGCGCGCGCAGCCGAGGTGGGGCAATGGGAGGTGTTTGAAGCGTCCTACGAATCCAAGAAGACCTACGCGAACCCCTTTAATGACGTCGAGGTGGAGGTCGTCTTTCGCAGCGGGGTGAAGCAGTGGACCGTGCCTGCGTTCTGGGTGGGTGGCAGCAAATGGACCGTTCGCTTCGCGCCACCCGTGCAGGGGGAGTATGCGTTCCGCGTTCAGTGCACGGACCCGTCGAACCCCGACCTGAACGGGCACGAGAAGGCCCTTCGCGTCGCGGCCTACGCGGGCAACAACCCCCTGCTGAAGCATGGCTTTCTCCGCGTCAGCGCGGACAAGCGGCACTTGGAACATGCCGACGGCACGCCGTTCTTCTGGCTGGGCGATACGTGGTGGAAGAACTTGTGCAAACGAATGACGTGGGAAGGCTTCCAGGAACTGACGGCCGACCGCAAAGCCAAGGGCTTTTCCGTGGTGCAGATCGTCTGCGGGCCGTATCCCGATGAAGGCATGTTTGAGCCACGATGGGAGAACGAAGGCGGAAAGCCGTACGAGACCAGGGATTTCAGCGTTGTTAATCCCAAGTACTTCGATTACGCGGACCGTCGTATCAAACATCTGGTCGATGCCGGGATCGTCCCGGCAATCGTCGGTGGATGGGGGCGAGGCGACTGTGACGGCATGAGAATGGCAGGCGTGGACGGCATCAAGCGGCATTGGCGGAATCTGATCGCGCATTATGGCGCCTATCCGACGGTATGGATCATTGGCGGCGAATCGGGCGGGCCGCAGTGGACCGAGGTGGCACGGTACGTTCAGAAAATCGACCCCTATTGCCATCCGGCGACGGTCCATCCGTTCCATTCGGGCCGGCTGTCCGTGACCGACGAAACGGTCATCGATTTCGACATGCTCCAGACGGGGCACGGCGATTGGGACGCGGCGCGCGGCGCGATACCGAAACTCCAGGCCGCCTACGCCCGCGAACCGGTCATGCCCGCCATGATCGGCGAGTACTGCTACGAAGGCCACATGCAGACGGCATTCCAGGACGTTCAGCGTTACGTGTTCTGGGGGACCATGCTCAGCGGTTCGGCGGGTCTTACCTATGGTGCGGCGGGCGTCTGGCACGCCAGCGTCGAAGGCGATCCGGGCATCGCGAGGGTTTACGACTTCACGACCTGGAAAGAAGGCATGAACTTTCCCGGCTCCGCGCAACTCGGGCTGGGCAAGAAGTTGCTCGAACAGTATCCCTGGTGGAAATTCGAGCCGCACCCGGAGTGGGTGGAAGCGGGCTGTTTTGCCGCCGGCATACCGGGCGAAGTGCGCTTCATCTACCTGCCGCGACGCAACGTGTACAACTGGACCGGCCCGACGGTCAAGAATCTTGAGCCTGACGTCGATTGGCACGTCTACTACTTTGATCCGGCGACAGGCCGGAAATTCGATCAGGGCACAATCAAAGCCCGGGTGAAAGCGGGCGACACGCCGGCGGACCCCGTTGATTTTAAGAAGAACGTTCCTTCGCCTCAGGATTGGGTGCTGGTGCTGGAGCGGGTGAAACCGTAA
- a CDS encoding DUF4976 domain-containing protein, producing MPSLLDDPDRPWKKGAFTQVIHGQKGGRATRISSKSAMGRSARNERYRYTEWNEGRDGVELYDHQADPHEWHNLADDPKSAGVLEEMKALLPGGWQSARPK from the coding sequence TTGCCATCGCTGCTCGATGACCCAGACAGGCCGTGGAAAAAGGGCGCCTTCACGCAGGTGATTCACGGGCAAAAGGGCGGCCGGGCAACCAGGATCAGCAGCAAGAGCGCGATGGGCCGAAGTGCCCGGAACGAGCGGTATCGCTACACCGAATGGAATGAAGGCAGGGACGGCGTGGAATTGTATGATCACCAGGCCGACCCGCACGAGTGGCACAACCTGGCCGACGATCCCAAATCCGCCGGCGTCCTCGAGGAAATGAAAGCCTTGTTGCCCGGCGGCTGGCAGTCCGCCCGCCCCAAGTAG
- a CDS encoding Gfo/Idh/MocA family oxidoreductase, producing MQHHSKTTRRSFLKGLGAAGVGAMALPTILPSGALGAGAPSRKLNIAMLACGGRSGQILPSFINENIVAVCDVDARQIDRIKKMATERHGEAGAAMAKAKVYEDYRKLLETEKSVEAVVIAVGQRWHVPMSKAAMLAGKHVFCEKPMAHSVAETREIRELGRQTKLMTLLGTQGGSSDTFRRSMEVMQAGLLGQIREVHCWITRSFPPSAPIDTNADPIPEGLNWDFWCGPSALLPFKKYYLGGCLAWGRWLEFADGHLGDMGAHGLNLPYLALKLGAAQKASVEIPTGEPLKDSYPSATTFRWDFAAREKMDAVSVYWHDGPQGGPPEELSKELLATYKKVPGNGCLFAGEKGLLLSSAWGEGGVMKLKGEEKCRGVNDHEAAKPVPVTLPRTRGHMQEWLDACKGGPPTFQPFAVAACVAEIAMVGMVALRVGKPIEWDSVALKAKGLPEADRFINLPQRKKWL from the coding sequence ATGCAACACCATTCAAAGACAACTCGGCGTTCGTTCCTCAAGGGACTCGGGGCGGCCGGCGTCGGCGCCATGGCGCTGCCGACCATCCTGCCGTCGGGCGCGCTGGGGGCCGGGGCGCCCAGCAGAAAACTGAACATCGCGATGCTGGCCTGCGGCGGCCGGAGCGGGCAGATCCTGCCCTCGTTCATCAACGAGAACATCGTGGCGGTCTGCGATGTCGACGCCCGGCAGATCGATCGGATAAAAAAGATGGCCACCGAGAGGCACGGCGAGGCCGGCGCGGCGATGGCCAAGGCCAAGGTCTACGAGGATTACCGCAAACTCCTGGAGACCGAGAAGTCGGTGGAGGCGGTGGTGATTGCGGTGGGCCAACGCTGGCACGTGCCGATGAGCAAGGCGGCGATGCTGGCGGGCAAACACGTGTTCTGCGAGAAGCCGATGGCCCACAGCGTGGCCGAGACCCGCGAGATCCGCGAACTGGGCCGGCAGACCAAACTGATGACGCTGCTGGGGACACAGGGCGGCTCGAGCGACACCTTCCGCCGCAGCATGGAAGTCATGCAGGCGGGCCTCCTTGGCCAGATCCGCGAGGTGCATTGCTGGATTACCCGCAGTTTTCCGCCCAGCGCGCCGATCGATACCAACGCCGACCCGATTCCCGAAGGCCTCAACTGGGACTTCTGGTGCGGACCCTCGGCGCTCCTGCCGTTCAAGAAGTACTACCTGGGCGGGTGCCTGGCGTGGGGCCGGTGGTTGGAGTTCGCCGACGGTCACCTGGGCGACATGGGCGCGCACGGGCTGAACCTGCCGTACCTGGCGTTGAAACTGGGGGCGGCCCAGAAGGCCTCGGTCGAGATTCCCACCGGCGAACCGCTCAAGGACAGTTACCCGTCGGCCACGACGTTCCGCTGGGACTTTGCCGCACGCGAGAAGATGGATGCCGTCAGCGTCTACTGGCACGACGGCCCTCAAGGCGGCCCGCCCGAGGAACTGTCGAAGGAGTTGCTGGCCACCTACAAGAAGGTGCCGGGCAACGGCTGCCTGTTCGCCGGCGAGAAGGGCCTGCTCCTGTCCAGCGCGTGGGGCGAAGGCGGCGTCATGAAACTCAAGGGAGAGGAAAAGTGCCGCGGCGTTAACGATCACGAGGCCGCCAAGCCCGTCCCCGTCACCCTGCCGCGCACCAGGGGCCACATGCAGGAATGGCTGGACGCCTGCAAGGGCGGCCCGCCGACGTTCCAGCCGTTCGCGGTGGCCGCGTGCGTGGCCGAGATCGCGATGGTCGGCATGGTGGCCCTCCGCGTGGGTAAGCCCATCGAATGGGACAGCGTCGCCCTGAAGGCCAAGGGCCTGCCCGAGGCCGACCGGTTCATCAACCTCCCGCAGCGGAAGAAGTGGCTGTAA
- a CDS encoding SIS domain-containing protein yields MPIRNSITQILGEMSRMLGQVPVEGLERLAEEVLKADRIYVAGGGRSGLMARAFAMRLMHLGLVTYAVGETTTPGIRRGDLLLACSASGETHVTVLVSRVAQDAGARVFAITAIADSPMAQLADETIVIPAPSKRSDRWSDQSSQYAGSLFEQALLVLLDAVSAEIGRRLGKRPQDLDSRHANLE; encoded by the coding sequence ATGCCGATACGGAACTCCATCACGCAGATTCTCGGCGAAATGAGCCGAATGCTCGGCCAGGTCCCTGTGGAGGGTCTGGAACGGTTGGCGGAGGAAGTGTTAAAGGCCGACCGGATTTACGTGGCGGGGGGCGGGCGGTCGGGCCTGATGGCCCGGGCATTTGCGATGCGTCTGATGCACCTGGGCCTGGTGACTTACGCGGTCGGCGAAACGACGACGCCGGGCATCCGGCGGGGGGATCTTCTGCTGGCGTGCTCGGCGAGCGGCGAGACGCACGTGACGGTGCTGGTGTCGCGGGTCGCCCAGGATGCGGGGGCGCGGGTGTTCGCCATCACGGCGATAGCGGATTCGCCGATGGCCCAACTGGCGGACGAGACGATCGTGATTCCGGCGCCGTCGAAGCGGTCGGACCGGTGGAGCGACCAATCGTCGCAGTACGCGGGATCGCTGTTTGAGCAGGCGCTGCTGGTGCTGCTCGATGCCGTCAGCGCGGAAATCGGTCGGCGTCTGGGGAAGCGGCCGCAGGACCTGGATTCTCGCCACGCGAACCTGGAGTGA
- a CDS encoding phosphatidylserine decarboxylase family protein: protein MRRPVGLRGGRRGWDDRIGTMTDRTDNTEAIAPANRRFAEQPAGAWKRLGRWFSRLAGQGRRQVLSRLRPGYVKRVREARRGECRSCGACCDLTFYCPFLDPEKTLERCTHYEKRTRTCRDFPIDSLDLVLARVPCGYWFEGGGEKAPMRIPLARYGIREMVLFGGLAAAGVVLSAIYLWYLTPAFAVGLGFVLFFFRDPERRVPSTPGVLLAPADGKVVEIGEVDEPEFLGQRAWRIGIFMSPLNVHVNRAPCDGEVEAVAHRPGRFLGAYKESASSENERTSLVLRNAAGGRTRVLVRQIAGVLARRIVCDVAVGDRVERGQRFGMVKFGSRAEVYVPADSGLEWSVRVGQRVRGGETVLGVFR from the coding sequence GTGAGACGTCCGGTCGGCCTGCGCGGCGGACGCCGCGGATGGGACGACCGGATTGGAACGATGACGGATCGGACGGACAACACGGAGGCGATTGCGCCAGCCAACCGGCGATTTGCCGAGCAGCCCGCCGGGGCGTGGAAACGGCTGGGGCGGTGGTTTTCCCGCCTGGCGGGGCAGGGGCGGCGTCAGGTTCTGAGCCGGCTCAGGCCGGGGTACGTGAAGCGGGTGCGTGAGGCGCGGCGGGGGGAGTGCCGGTCATGCGGCGCGTGCTGCGACCTGACGTTTTATTGCCCGTTCCTGGACCCCGAGAAGACGCTGGAGCGGTGCACGCACTATGAGAAGCGGACGCGCACGTGCCGGGACTTCCCGATCGACTCGCTGGACCTGGTCCTCGCGCGGGTCCCGTGCGGTTACTGGTTCGAGGGGGGGGGCGAGAAGGCGCCGATGCGGATACCCCTGGCGCGGTACGGCATTCGCGAGATGGTGCTCTTTGGCGGGCTGGCGGCGGCGGGGGTGGTGCTGTCGGCGATTTACTTGTGGTATCTGACCCCGGCGTTTGCGGTTGGGTTGGGGTTTGTGCTCTTTTTCTTCCGCGATCCCGAGCGGCGAGTGCCCTCGACGCCGGGCGTTCTTCTCGCGCCGGCGGACGGGAAGGTGGTGGAGATCGGAGAGGTGGATGAACCGGAGTTTCTGGGGCAGCGTGCCTGGCGGATCGGCATTTTCATGTCGCCGCTGAACGTTCACGTGAACCGGGCGCCGTGCGACGGGGAAGTGGAGGCGGTGGCGCACCGTCCGGGGCGGTTCCTAGGCGCGTATAAGGAATCGGCGTCGAGCGAGAACGAGCGGACGAGCCTCGTGCTTCGCAACGCAGCCGGGGGGCGGACGCGGGTTCTGGTCCGGCAGATTGCGGGGGTGCTTGCGCGGCGGATCGTGTGCGACGTGGCCGTCGGCGACCGCGTGGAGCGTGGCCAGCGGTTCGGGATGGTGAAGTTCGGTTCGCGGGCGGAGGTGTATGTGCCGGCGGACAGCGGATTGGAGTGGTCGGTCCGGGTGGGCCAGCGGGTGCGAGGCGGGGAAACCGTTCTCGGGGTGTTTCGATGA